The following are encoded in a window of Heteronotia binoei isolate CCM8104 ecotype False Entrance Well chromosome 9, APGP_CSIRO_Hbin_v1, whole genome shotgun sequence genomic DNA:
- the SPP1 gene encoding osteopontin — MKIAVLCLCLFTIAFAIPIKNSKFHDGSTSSEEKHDPKGHHVHKHHHHKHHHHHSHSQSQEHVDSHVDSHEFEHVDSHESQEHQSSSHLSSHSDESEEITEQQTLLVPSGKSKEDDHSDVDDHDDVDDDSHSDDSEESHESDESHEVVTEVPTDEPLTPSAEPDPFTGRGDSPYGIQSSFLKKSQKSSEKFDSHDTTQEDDSVPDVSSESQDTSTEDKSNLQDSNEVHSSSHQKSAENYSRQKLDSFEEDHDDSKADISQESYGADHSSEQLKAHSDREGSQEADHDQSMESVDDHHSIENNEI; from the exons ATGAAGATTGCTGTGCTGTGCTTGTGCCTTTTCACCATTGCCTTTGCGATACCA ATAAAAAATTCAAAATTCCACGATGGTTCAACAAGTTCAGAAGAAAAGCAT GATCCCAAGGGTCATCATGTTCAcaaacaccaccaccacaaacaccaccaccaccacagccatTCCCAGAGCCAGGAACATGTTGACAGCCATGTTGACAGCCATGAGTTTGAGCATGTTGACAGCCATGAGTCACAAGAGCATCAGTCGTCCTCTCATCTG AGCTCTCATTCAGATGAAAGTGAAGAGATCACTGAACAACAA ACCCTTCTGGTACCTTCCGGTAAGAGTAAGGAAGATGACCACAGTGACGTGGATGACCATGATGATGTGGATGATGACAGCCACAGTGATGATTCTGAAGAGTCCCACGAATCAGACGAATCCCATGAAGTCGTCACTGAGGTTCCCACAGACGAGCCTCTCACTCCATCTGCCGAACCTGATCCATTTACAGGCAGAGGTGACAGTCCTTACGGAATACAGTCCTCCTTTTTGAAGAAGTCCCAAAAGTCTTCTGAAAAG tttGATTCTCATGACACTACACAGGAAGATGACAGTGTACCAGATGTTTCTTCTGAAAGTCAGGATACTAGCACAGAGGACAAAAGTAACCTGCAAGACAGCAATGAGGTTCACAGCTCATCCCACCAGAAGAGTGCAGAAAATTACAGCCGACAGAAACTTGACAGTTTTGAGGAAGACCATGATGACAGCAAAGCTGACATCTCCCAGGAGAGCTATGGGGCTGACCACAGCAGTGAACAACTGAAGGCCCACAGTGACAGGGAGGGATCCCAAGAGGCAGACCATGACCAGAGTATGGAAAGCGTTGATGATCATCACAGTATTGAGAACAATGAGATTTAA